The following are encoded together in the Plasmodium malariae genome assembly, chromosome: 1 genome:
- the PmUG01_01024400 gene encoding proteasome subunit alpha type-6, putative, which yields MVRQSQSMYDRHLTIFSPDGNLYQIEYAIKAVKNTNITSIGVKGENCAVIISQKKMATQYISQDKLLDYNNITNIYNITDEIGCSMVGMPGDCLSMVYKARLEASEFLYINGYNVNVETLCRNICDKIQVYTQHAYMRLHACSGIIIGMDEESKPGLFKFDPSGFCAGYRACVIGNKEQESISILERLLEKRKKKIQQETLEEDIQNTIVLAIEALQTILAFDLKANEIEMAIVSKKNPNFTQISEKEIDNYLTYIAERD from the exons ATGGTTAGGCAATCGCAGAGCATGTATGACAGGCACTTGACCATCTTTTCGCCCGATGGGAATCTCTACCAAATAG AGTACGCTATAAAGGCCGTCAAGAATACCAACATAACATCGATAGGTGTAAAAGGAGAAAACTGTGCTGTCATAatttctcaaaaaaaaatggcaaCTCAATATATTTCCCAAGATAAGTTATtggattataataatataacaaacatatataatataacagaTGAAATAGGTTGTTCAATGGTAGGTATGCCAGGAGATTGTTTAAGCATGGTTTATAAAGCCAGACTAGAAGCTTCcgaatttttatatattaatggaTATAATGTGAATGTAGAAACGTTGTGTAGGAACATTTGTGACAAAATTCAAGTTTATACGCAACACGCGTATATGAGATTACACGCTTGCA GCGGAATTATCATTGGTATGGATGAAGAGAGCAAACCAGGGCTTTTCAAATTCGATCCCTCAGGATTTTGCGCGGGTTATCGAGCATGTGTAATCGGCAATAAAGAACAAGAAAGTATTAGCATTTTAGAGagattattagaaaaaagaaaaaaaaaaattcaacaAGAAACATTAGAAGAAGATATACAAAATACTATTGTACTGGCTATTGAAGCTTTACAAACTATTCTTGCATTTGATTTAAAGGCAAATGAAATTGAAATGGCTATAGTGTCTAAGAAAAACCCCAATTTTACACAAATCagtgaaaaagaaatagataattatttaacatatattgcGGAGCGGGATTGA
- the PmUG01_01024700 gene encoding conserved Plasmodium protein, unknown function — protein sequence MSTTQNDSNIYEQSLKITKKLKQKIASRKSSKEEIKEIKEKNVKDIKDVKDVKDVKDVKHEFFKSYFNTISLSLGYIINTFLYYFFILIFNEIIDKFIYILSKVTEYDYRNSMATASIKYTIILFIWFRYCTAGYDGDPFFHLLKNKFNFINRKEALVTIASNIVGTLLYLSVIKALGKGSSNTPLSKKIIELIHEHKIEKNRSFMTSFVYPHMPGFLRKFFMNMLIITCPYHNMGNKYYDKLFLNNMDLYSSIIMDTYINECICSFLSYVLLYIYLFTKDFLSYPIQINLIFTQIISLYSSRRAHIVSGPFMSLSWIIIEYIQMKLSFFFFFFLILFHYLGYKLASLLLKPPTTLSLADATNCYKNIKQEILQKNMKSNGMVDLSLITNECINDSSLNNNYLGKNFQKFFDIYISTGEDKKNR from the exons atgagcACGACGCAAAATGATAGCAATATATATGAGCAGTCactaaaaattacaaaaaaattaaaacagaAAATTGCAAGTCGAAAAAGTTCaaaggaagaaataaaagaaataaaagaaaaaaatgtaaaggaTATAAAGGATGTAAAGGATGTAAAGGATGTAAAGGATGTAAAACATGAGTTTTTTAAGAGTTATTTTAACACCATATCTTTGTCCTTAGGTTATATTATaaacacatttttatattatttttttattcttatttttaatgaaatcattgataagtttatatatatcttatccAAAGTGACTGAATATGATTACAGAAATAGTATGGCCACAGCTTCAATTAAGTATACTATTATCCTATTCATATGGTTTCGCTACTGTACGGCGGGGTATGATGGAGATCCCTTTTTCCACCTCCTCAAGaacaaatttaattttataaatagaa AAGAGGCACTAGTAACAATAGCGTCCAACATAGTTGGTACATTGCTGTATCTGTCGGTGATAAAAGCTTTGGGAAAGGGGAGTAGCAACACTCCGTTAAGCAAAAAGATAATTGAACTAATTCATGAGCACAAAATTGAAAAGAACAGATCGTTTATGACATCATTTGTGTATCCTCATATGCCCGGATTTTTAAGAAagttttttatgaacatgttAATAATTACCTGTCCATATCATAACATGgggaataaatattatgataaaCTTTTTTTGAACAATATGGATTTGTATTCATCTATTATAATGGacacatacataaatgagtgtatatgttcttttttaagttatgtcttattatatatatatttgtttacaaAGGATTTCTTATCTTATCctattcaaataaatttaatatttacacaAATTATATCCTTATATTCAAGTAGACGAGCGCATATAGTTAGTGGGCCATTTATGAGTTTGAGTTGGATTATAATTGAATATATTCAGATgaaattatctttttttttttttttttttttaatcttattTCATTACTTGGGATATAAATTAGCTAGTCTTCTTTTAAAACCGCCAACTACCCTTTCTTTAGCCGATGCTACGAACtgttataaaaacattaaacaagaaattttacaaaaaaatatgaaatccAATGGAATGGTTGATTTATCACTTATAACAAATGAGTGCATTAACGATAGTTCTTTAAACAATAATTATCTtggaaaaaattttcaaaaatttttcgacatatacataagtacaGGGGAAGACAAGAAAAATCGTTAG
- the COQ10 gene encoding coenzyme Q-binding protein COQ10 homolog, mitochondrial, putative, which yields MRIVLLTKITSTVSMNTYKTSFNRRFSSFQNKFIKNKEIIYRNNVDIVCKSHIFFCTVLNVDGYKHFLPYVTDSKITEKAQRHFKAILQIENILFKEKYNSIIKFNYPTTITVSSEDSKLFNHLITRWIIKEKQNCINVDFYINFRLKNIIYQNFMNLYIKELGKKILYAFIKESQGNNLKNMDDFFPNLIKK from the exons ATGAGGATCGTTCTGTTAACCAAAATTACTTCCACAGTTTCAATGAATACTTATAAAACTAGTTTTAACAGACGATTTTCTtcatttcaaaataaatttattaaaaacaaagaaataatttaccGAAATAACGTGGATATAGTTTGTAAAAGTCATATATTCTTTTGCACTGTTTTAAACGTGGACGGGTATAAGCACTTTTTGCCCTACGTTACT GATAGCAAAATAACAGAAAAAGCACAGAGACATTTTAAGGCCATCCTACAAATAGAAAACATTCtttttaaggaaaaatataattccataataaaatttaattaccCAACCACTATCACA GTTTCCAGTGAAGATTCAAAACTATTTAACCATTTG atAACACGGTGGATAATTAAGGAGAAACAAAACTGCATAAACGTTGATTTTTACATAAACTTTAGG cttaaaaatataatataccaaaattttatgaacttGTACATAAAAGAGCTAGGCAAAAAAATTCTGTATGCATTCATAAAGGAGTCACAAGGAAATAACTTAAAAAACATGGATGATTTCTTCCCCAacttgataaaaaaataa
- the DHH1 gene encoding ATP-dependent RNA helicase DHH1, putative, with protein sequence MISCARPIGSLNDLFDEDEKKEQEEKIYFNELNVPIEIINRLAELGVMYPSQIQSLTLKKAFNKNNMIIQSKNGTGKSFSICIILASQLFLKMKEKKKKKMHTRVQEKVPAKIEEQIQKCKNIMSEKSGDTSDKQTDRNSVEAYPNEKNHFHQNFNVFHFSLCFYGVILVPTRELCVQLYDNMNKICNYLIFEEKDSKDNHSDKINWYNNKPSTLSSSIEGEQMQIDIKTNNEFFKIKSIILYGGTNVFENIINMFTFLPNIIISTPGRLKHVLSIFAKLRMHIKNEYYSDKNVNEYFEISYLNILNVLLKKLIIDEMDALLEDQFHEQMKIILKCLITPRTQVLCYSSTYLEYAISSFVKNVDAYDHSYLSRISTIRVEQPQEMPAKNTYTEKDYITNDFSNNAHHISDTCPVCINDTEGGGSAVRGDQEEKILQKCEKGCEQNCAEKYEQNCLNTEVQNVCANFAPTGAEKKADIVITATSEKGRYAKDSPKIRKADICEYDSSNVICAKNLEKILQDESILNKKGVIQYVIRKLIKEKQKIPIYAKRKREFEFIQACTSVIIHSKRRREKGKRKYTTVKETENKEMTEPFMENATSVGMKNVEKSDEGDKSLHPIVDIENEKFFQVFKSSKDNPSEQLDSPVLLNIKHCFITINNENLNKKEELKYKMKVLLKIIKEIKFNQCFLFINNTYEGIQITKMLNKYNISSYYTSSRIEHNERIELFKNFRNNQLKIVVCTDVMSRGIDNIVCDLVINFDIPQSKETYIHRSGRCGRYGKKGLCISLCNYSDYNYLYYFKYQLKLHVHDFHYICNSLKNMEETQKSCSSYVDRADGCEEVVKCKEDEKDGTVCYSDGLVPACRSSGNIFCEGTNRWSIEEDHAGESYLHNGEATMTVVSGVGYSETKAVNEQEAKEVGREMVQGGYSPSNILISKSSEEDMGKETQEYWQNKYKNKMRRSIKIFIKGFYAKDVNIIERKDKNTSGVYLKIYFKKLVTKLKIVKDQVTFYFLLPNDNINFFENISIIPHESSLIIYFHFYKKIKIYYRNFYRLHVLNMKKKRKYYESNFCLFFFCNSNNYLVLKLFYTLLFFFKYYKYPLKEQIAPILLHVQAKKNKKAEKKTRGGRRNKWNSLAKVNSRRKYNYASDSFLLLNQMQKKRNRRRGYETDGLDENISSLMQEKELKGRRTLDEAHSPPSHHLPNNSNDKLHHLSGKSLNILNCSDFPIDILDYNMLAKKEDIKINTLLLENVLNSSCVNTYEKNMLRKFSDKCKEIYCKNDDQEIVKNMNNIISLQIFLNWNINENANALKSIFLQNHVQLHADN encoded by the exons ATGATCAGCTGCGCGCGCCCCATCGGGAGCTTGAACGATCTGTTTGACGAAGACGAAAAGAAGGaacaagaagaaaaaatatatttcaacgAATTGAATGTTCCtatagaaataattaatCGTTTAGCAGAATTAGGTGTTATGTACCCATCTCAAATACAATCCTTAACATTGAAAAAggcatttaataaaaataatatgatcATTCAGTCTAAAAATGGTACAGGTAAGAGTTTTTCCATTTGCATAATTTTGGCTAGTCAGCTATtcttaaaaatgaaagagaaaaaaaaaaaaaaaatgcacacACGTGTACAGGAAAAAGTGCCCGCAAAAATTGAAGAACAAATTcagaaatgtaaaaatataatgagtGAAAAGAGTGGAGATACATCCGATAAACAAACGGATAGGAATTCTGTAGAGGCATATCCTAAtgaaaaaaatcattttcatcaaaatttcaatgtttttcatttttctttatgcTTCTACGGTGTGATACTTGTTCCTACGCGTGAACTATGTGTGCAACTTTAtgataatatgaataaaatttgtaattatttaatatttgagGAAAAGGATTCTAAGGACAATCATTCAGACAAAATAAAttggtataataataaaccCTCTACTCTTAGCAGCTCAATTGAAGGAGAACAAATGCAAATTGATATAAAAACGAATAAtgagttttttaaaataaagtctataatattatatgggGGAACTAAcgtttttgaaaatataataaatatgtttacatttttaccAAACATTATTATATCCACACCTGGACGATTAAAACATGTTTTGAGTATATTTGCAAAATTAAGAATgcacataaaaaatgaatattactCTGATAAGAATGTTAATGAATATTTCgaaatttcttatttaaatattctgaacgttttacttaaaaaattaattattgaTGAAATGGATGCATTACTAGAAGATCAATTCCACGAACAAATGAAAATCATTCTCAAATGTTTAATAACTCCTCGAACACAAGTCCTGTGCTACAGCTCTACTTATCTTGAGTATGCAATAAGCTCCTTTGTTAAAAATGTAGACGCATATGATCATAGTTACCTATCCAGGATCAGTACCATCCGGGTGGAACAGCCACAGGAGATGCCTGCAAAGAATACGTATACAGAAAAGGATTACATAACTAATGATTTCTCGAACAATGCTCACCATATAAGTGATACATGTCCAGTGTGCATCAATGATACTGAAGGAGGAGGAAGCGCCGTTCGGGGGGATCAAGAGGAGAAAATATTGCAGAAATGCGAAAAAGGGTGTGAACAAAATTGCGCAGAAAAGTATGAACAGAATTGCTTAAATACGGAGGTGCAAAACGTGTGTGCAAATTTTGCGCCTACTGGGGCTGAAAAAAAAGCTGATATTGTTATAACAGCAACTAGCGAAAAGGGAAGATATGCAAAGGATAGTCCGAAAATCCGAAAAGCAGACATATGTGAATACGACAGTAGCAACGTCATATGTGCGA AAAacttggaaaaaatattgcaaGATGAAAGTATTTTAAACAAGAAGGGAGTCATTCAGTATGTTATAAGAAAGCTAattaaggaaaaacaaaagataCCCATTTATGCTAAAAGAAAGAGAGAATTTGAGTTTATTCAAGCATGTACATCTGTCATTATTCACTCCAAAAGAAGAAGAGAAAAGGGTAAGAGGAAGTACACCACTGTCAAAGAAACTGAAAATAAGGAAATGACTGAGCCTTTTATGGAGAATGCTACCTCGGTAGGTATGAAAAATGTGGAAAAATCAGATGAAGGAGACAAGAGCTTACATCCAATTGTAGACatagaaaatgaaaagtttTTCCAAGTGTTTAAATCAAGTAAGGACAACCCGAGTGAACAATTAGATTCACCCGTTCTGCTGAACATAAAGCATTGttttattacaataaataatgaaaatttgaataaaaaagaggaattaaaatataaaatgaaagtattattaaaaataattaaagagataaaatttaatcaatgctttttatttataaacaaCACATATGAGGGTATacaaattacaaaaatgttAAACAAGTATAACATTTCGTCTTATTATACTAGTTCAAGAATTGAACACAATGAAAGAATTGaacttttcaaaaattttagaaataatcaattaaaaatagttGTATGTACGGATGTAATGAGTAGAGGAATAGACAACATTGTATGTGACTTGGTTATAAATTTCGATATTCCACAAAGTAAAGAAACGTATATTCATAGGTCAGGCAGATGTGGTAGATATGGGAAAAAAGGTCTGTGCATAAGTTTATGTAATTATTCTGActacaattatttatattattttaaatatcagCTAAAATTACATGTTCAtgattttcattatatttgcAACTCATTAAAGAATATGGAAGAAACTCAGAAAAGTTGTAGCTCATATGTGGACAGAGCAGATGGATGTGAGGAAGTAGTAAAATGCAAAGAAGATGAAAAAGATGGTACAGTTTGTTACTCGGATGGTCTTGTCCCTGCATGTAGGAGTAGTGGAAATATCTTTTGTGAGGGTACAAACAGGTGGTCCATTGAAGAGGACCATGCAGGAGAGAGTTACTTACATAACGGGGAAGCAACTATGACGGTAGTTAGCGGAGTGGGCTATTCAGAAACAAAAGCAGTGAATGAGCAAGAAGCCAAAGAAGTGGGTAGGGAAATGGTTCAAGGAGGGTATTCCCCAAGCAACATCCTTATCTCTAAATCGTCTGAAGAGGATATGGGGAAGGAAACCCAAGAATATTggcaaaataaatataaaaataagatgaGAAGGtccattaaaattttcataaaaggTTTTTATGCAAAAGACGTAAACATAATTGAAAGGAAAGATAAGAACACTAGTGGcgtttatttaaaaatatattttaaaaagctagtaacaaaattaaaaattgtaaaagaCCAagtaacattttattttttattaccaaatgacaatataaatttttttgaaaatattagtaTAATTCCACATGAGTCTAgcttaattatatatttccatttttataaaaaaataaaaatatattacaggAACTTTTACCGATTAcatgttttaaatatgaaaaaaaaaaggaaatattatgaatcaaatttttgcttattctttttttgcaACTCAAATAATTACCTAgttttaaaacttttttatactttgctttttttttttaaatattataaatatccACTTAAAGAGCAAATTGCACCTATTTTATTGCATGTtcaggcaaaaaaaaataaaaaggcaGAGAAGAAGACGCGAGGGGGGAGGCGCAACAAATGGAATTCATTGGCAAAGGTCAACTCGAGGAGGAAGTACAATTATGCTTCGGATAGcttcttattattaaatcaaatgcagaaaaaaaggaacaggCGAAGAGGGTACGAAACGGATGGATTGgatgaaaatatttcaagTCTTATGCaggaaaaagaattaaaaggAAGAAGAACTCTTGATGAAGCACATTCCCCTCCTTCTCATCATCTTCCAAACAACAGCAATGACAAATTGCATCATTTGAGTGGCAAATCACTTAACATATTAAATTGTAGTGACTTCCCAATTGACATTTTGGACTATAATATGCTAGCCAAAAAGGAagacataaaaattaatacctTATTATTGGAAAATGTTCTGAACAGTTCATGTGTTaatacatatgaaaaaaatatgttaaggAAATTTTCTGACAAATGTAAAGAAATATACTGTAAAAATGATGATCAGGAAAtagttaaaaatatgaacaatataATATCACTACAAATTTTCCTCAATTggaatattaatgaaaatgcaAATGCGCTCAAGAGcatttttttgcaaaatcaTGTACAGTTGCACGCTGACAATTGA
- the PmUG01_01024900 gene encoding gas41 homologue, putative: VENRMQNVKLVRPVVVGTYAFLLSQQEKRKYGNMTHKWTCLLRCPNSSDLSLFVNKVIFELDPSFIYPKRVYTQPPYEVNEIGWGEFYLTVKIYFADSTQPPVNIVHFVKLNTEAEVTSPPCVVNETYEEIIFRNPTVSLYNKIVQSNNTKTAPHKFQEHFIKYNFKEDLYTKKYLQFQSTVQEEICDLMSEAAQLSKDINEVQQKYFSMKADMGVSSDEN; encoded by the exons gtgGAAAATCGGATGCAAAATGTGAAGTTGGTAAGGCCTGTAGTTGTTGGGACTTATGCCTTTTTACTATCGCAGCAG gagaaaagaaaatatggtAATATGACTCATAAATGGACTTGTTTGCTGCGATGCCCTAACTCGTCCGACCTTTCCTTGTTTGTGAATAAAGTTATCTTTGAATTGGATCCTTCTTTTATTTACCCTAAGAGAG TTTACACACAGCCCCCTTACGAAGTTAACGAAATTGGGTGGGGGGAATTTTACTTGAcagtaaaaatttattttgccGATTCGACTCAACCGCCTGTCAACATTGTGCATTTTGTGAAG CTGAACACAGAAGCCGAAGTGACGAGTCCCCCCTGCGTAGTCAACGAG ACATACGaggaaattatttttaggaATCCCACTGTAAGCTTGTACAACAAAATTGTACAGAGTAACAACACGAAAACCGCACCCCATAAATTCCAAGAACATT ttattaaatataactttaaGGAAGACCTGTACACAAAAAAGTATCTTCAATTTCAGTCGACAGTGCAAGAGGAAATATGCGATCTCATGTCGGAAGCAGCTCAGTTATCAAAGGAC ATTAACGAAGTccaacaaaaatatttttcaa tGAAAGCCGATATGGGGGTTAGCAGCGACGAAAATTAG
- the PmUG01_01025000 gene encoding conserved Plasmodium protein, unknown function: protein MSKILSRRIICLNVLALMLLQRNLFCLKLKNKKNLINRFVIAKGMGKYNFIYSSSVVSKKRNNHLYDFERSVDKVTGHFMKDKELFLEVDKKQKIIEEIEKMKILEYDHVKNYLDTLSENDVYEEVINHKIYLYRKNNEKEKQNNLIKVQNFLNPYIIGLRKKKAKEKVEYLIASMLKGDNIDQIITDMFNKRLIDVYLLTFIDDKIMEAHTKLVKNDKINFNTNNYNKEEEDISISEKILRTLKDRIIAQQKLNKKGTYDFTRILFLSTTLDIEEDRAPIIKSIIRSIEQLEEFELYLLDALEYAEENEKMKKYVPHLDLLLNTCKKINPIYSQLLNKQSENVRFFPDNVDLSQLKDL from the coding sequence ATGAGTAAAATACTCAGTAGACGTATCATCTGCTTAAACGTCTTAGCTTTAATGCTACTGCAGAGGaatcttttttgtttaaaactGAAGAATAAGAAGAATTTAATAAACAGGTTTGTAATTGCAAAGGGGATGGGaaagtataattttatttattcatcaTCAGTGgtaagtaaaaaaagaaacaaccACTTGTACGATTTTGAAAGAAGTGTAGATAAGGTAACAGGTCATTTTATGAAGgataaagaattatttttagaggttgataaaaaacaaaaaattatagaagaaattgaaaaaatgaaaattcttGAATATGATCATGTTAAGAATTATTTAGATACACTTAGCGAAAATGATGTATATGAAGAAGTAATTAATCATAAAATTTACCTgtacagaaaaaataatgaaaaagagaaacaaaataatttaattaaagtacagaattttttaaatccaTATATTATAGgtttacgaaaaaaaaaagcaaaagaaaaagtagaaTACCTCATAGCTAGCATGTTAAAAGGTGATAATATAGACCAAATAATAACAGATATGTTTAATAAAAGATTAATTGATGTATACCTTTTAACATTCATTGATGATAAAATAATGGAAGCACATACAAAACTTGtcaaaaatgataaaatcaattttaatactaataattataataaagaagaggaagataTTAGCATATCAGAAAAAATCCTTAGAACGTTAAAAGACAGAATTATAGCacaacaaaaattaaataaaaagggtACTTATGATTTTACgcgaatattatttttatcaactACTTTAGATATAGAAGAAGATAGAGCACCAATAATTAAGTCTATCATTAGAAGTATTGAGCAATTGGAAGAATTTGAATTATACTTGTTGGATGCATTAGAATACGcggaagaaaatgaaaaaatgaaaaagtatgTACCGCATTTGGATCTTTTATTGAatacatgtaaaaaaataaatcccATATACAGCCAGCTCTTAAACAAGCAGAGCGAAAATGTTCGCTTTTTCCCCGATAATGTTGACCTATCACAGTTAAAAGATCTCTAA
- the RAB18 gene encoding ras-related protein Rab-18, putative gives MKNKNKYDYLLKLLLVGDSSVGKSSILCRYSDNQFEEKVLSTIGIDFKVKYLKIDNKTIKVGIWDTAGQERFRTLTSAYYRNAHAIILVYDCTVRESFENLDVWIHEIDKYSTNKNAIKMLVANKIDKSNHEVTKDEGKNFAFENNMLFCETSAKNDINITYCFEELIQQILNNPSLLELSVVTKNLKLGKKEENRTNCVC, from the exons atgaaaaataagaataagtaTGATTACTTGCTAAAACTGCTATTAGTGGGTGATTCCAGTGTAG gaAAAAGCAGTATACTATGCAGGTACTCGGATAATCAGTTTGAAGAAAAAGTCCTTTCTACCATAG gaATTGACTTTAAAGTgaaatacttaaaaattgataataaAACGATCAAAGTTGGAATTTGGGATACAGCAGGGCAAGAAAGGTTTCGGACATTAACATCGGCGTACTATAGAAATGCTCATGCTATAATTCTCGTATa CGATTGCACCGTTAGGGAGTCCTTTGAAAACTTAGATGTATGGATACATGAAATAGACAAGTATtctacaaataaaaatgctaTTAAAATGTTAGTGGCAAATAAAATTGACAAGTCCAATCATGAAGTAACAAAAGACGAAGGGAAAAATTTCgcttttgaaaataatatgctTTTTTGTGAAACAAGTGCAAAGAATgacataaatataacatactGTTTTGAAGAATTAATACAACAAATTCTAAATAACCCGTCCTTGCTTGAGTTGAGTGTTGTTACGAAAAATTTGAAGTTAGgcaaaaaggaagaaaatagAACGAATTGTGTTTGTTAA